In a genomic window of Pirellulales bacterium:
- a CDS encoding ThuA domain-containing protein → MNRRDLLVASAAGLALGSYPLRASAADKPRRRVLMFTRSAGFQHSVITRKGEEFGHAERIFNDLAREHNIEAVITKDGKVFDSDLDQFDGFFFYTTGDLTKPSGDKNPPMSADGKKRFLEAIAKGKGFVGSHCASDTFHSEGPARENQATPDPYIAMLGGEFVSHGRQQSATQKVAGGSFPGLAELGDAFTVEEEWYALKNFAPDMHVLLVMETKGMEGRDYARPPFPCTWARKHGEGRVFYTSMGHREDVWTNPKFQAVLMGGMHWALGDADADVTPNFKEVTPEATTIS, encoded by the coding sequence ATGAATCGTCGTGATTTGCTCGTCGCCAGCGCCGCTGGTTTGGCGCTTGGCAGCTATCCACTTCGCGCCTCCGCAGCCGACAAACCGCGCCGCCGCGTGTTGATGTTCACGCGCAGCGCCGGCTTTCAACATTCGGTCATTACGCGTAAGGGAGAAGAGTTTGGCCATGCGGAGCGGATCTTCAACGATCTTGCCCGCGAGCACAACATTGAGGCGGTCATCACCAAAGATGGCAAGGTATTCGACAGCGATCTCGATCAGTTCGACGGTTTCTTCTTTTACACCACGGGTGATCTCACCAAGCCTTCTGGCGACAAGAATCCGCCGATGAGCGCCGATGGCAAAAAGCGGTTCTTGGAGGCCATAGCCAAGGGCAAGGGGTTTGTCGGTTCGCACTGCGCCAGCGACACCTTTCATTCCGAAGGTCCCGCCCGCGAGAACCAGGCGACACCCGACCCGTACATTGCCATGCTGGGCGGAGAGTTTGTAAGCCACGGCCGCCAGCAATCGGCCACGCAGAAGGTCGCCGGCGGCAGCTTTCCGGGCCTGGCGGAATTAGGGGACGCGTTCACCGTGGAAGAGGAGTGGTATGCGCTCAAGAACTTCGCCCCTGACATGCATGTGCTGTTGGTGATGGAGACCAAGGGGATGGAAGGCCGCGATTACGCCCGGCCGCCGTTCCCTTGCACTTGGGCCCGCAAGCACGGCGAGGGACGGGTGTTTTATACCTCGATGGGGCATCGCGAGGACGTGTGGACCAATCCCAAGTTCCAGGCGGTGCTGATGGGGGGCATGCATTGGGCGCTGGGAGACGCCGATGCCGATGTGACGCCGAATTTCAAGGAGGTAACTCCAGAAGCGACAACCATTAGCTGA
- a CDS encoding SDR family oxidoreductase: MKLAGQTLVVTGAGSGIGRAIALRFAQAGARVVIGELREEAGRQAAGEIVATGGEALAVPTDVTDAQSVKRLFAAADERGWDVDMLITNAGTAEPSLLATAEVSDDRWAGQIAVHLTGTFHCVREALSRMTQRKQGSIVTIASVAGLNGLPGSTAYSAAKGGIISMTKALSQEVAPQGIRVNCIAPGWINTPMLEYLPEKWRPGMITHTPLGRLGEPADVAALALFLASSDSDFVTGQVVSPNGGMFRW; this comes from the coding sequence ATGAAACTGGCCGGACAAACCTTGGTGGTGACGGGCGCTGGCTCGGGCATCGGCCGGGCGATCGCGCTGCGCTTCGCTCAGGCGGGGGCACGGGTGGTCATTGGCGAGTTGCGCGAGGAGGCGGGGCGCCAAGCCGCCGGAGAGATCGTGGCCACCGGGGGCGAGGCCCTGGCGGTTCCGACCGATGTCACCGATGCGCAATCGGTGAAGCGATTGTTCGCGGCCGCCGACGAGCGCGGATGGGATGTTGACATGCTCATCACCAATGCGGGCACGGCAGAACCCAGCCTATTGGCCACCGCCGAGGTGAGCGACGATCGTTGGGCGGGGCAGATCGCCGTGCACCTGACCGGCACATTTCATTGCGTGCGCGAGGCGCTATCGCGCATGACCCAGCGCAAGCAGGGGAGCATTGTCACCATCGCTTCAGTCGCCGGCCTGAACGGGCTGCCCGGCTCGACCGCCTATTCGGCGGCCAAGGGAGGGATTATCAGCATGACCAAGGCCTTGTCGCAGGAGGTGGCGCCGCAAGGCATTCGAGTCAATTGCATCGCGCCTGGTTGGATCAATACGCCAATGCTCGAGTATTTACCAGAGAAATGGCGACCCGGCATGATTACGCACACGCCTCTGGGACGTCTGGGTGAGCCTGCTGATGTCGCCGCGCTGGCCCTGTTCTTGGCATCGTCAGATTCCGATTTTGTCACGGGGCAGGTTGTCAGCCCCAATGGGGGCATGTTTCGCTGGTAG
- a CDS encoding PQQ-binding-like beta-propeller repeat protein, which translates to MAVAFGHCLVAAASAFAQSRDIAVIPAEVAQRHGLHRAWIAQAQVDISRDKMVGATLHGDGLVVVTQHGWLQMFDAETGATRWTVQFGETSHPVTGPGAGDKYVAITKGSHLFVAERATGRLVLDARLMQVATAAPAVLGDFVYVPMLGGKIATYDMKKPRGTPWFFRGGGQIYDSPLARPNLLAWGTTKGAVYGSSSDVLGVRFHFSTGDEIVAPLSYQAPHVFVASRDGYVYAINELTGRLVWRFGLGDPVVQQPVPLDDSVFALPEAGGIYCISITTGLQKWFAPSCQQFLAASPRRNAVAPAVGGAAAAKGPALARVYVADERGNTLILDAGSGARLGLLPTSRQSWRFTNTVNDRLYVGTTTGLIQCLHEIGLDQPHEYNTLPAPAPAADAAAADGQPADAEPAEEPAAEANPFEE; encoded by the coding sequence ATGGCCGTCGCGTTCGGCCACTGTTTAGTCGCGGCGGCGTCGGCGTTCGCCCAGTCTCGCGATATTGCGGTGATCCCCGCGGAAGTCGCGCAGCGCCACGGACTGCACCGCGCCTGGATCGCGCAGGCGCAGGTCGATATCAGCCGCGACAAGATGGTCGGCGCCACGCTCCATGGCGACGGGCTGGTCGTGGTGACGCAGCATGGTTGGCTGCAAATGTTCGACGCCGAAACGGGCGCCACCCGCTGGACGGTCCAATTCGGCGAAACGTCGCACCCAGTCACTGGCCCCGGCGCCGGCGACAAATACGTGGCGATCACCAAGGGGTCTCACTTGTTTGTGGCCGAACGCGCGACAGGGCGCCTGGTCCTTGACGCCCGCCTGATGCAGGTCGCCACCGCCGCGCCCGCCGTGCTGGGCGATTTTGTCTATGTGCCAATGCTGGGCGGCAAGATCGCCACCTACGACATGAAGAAACCGCGCGGCACTCCTTGGTTCTTTCGCGGCGGCGGACAAATCTACGATTCGCCCCTGGCCCGACCCAACTTGTTGGCGTGGGGCACCACCAAGGGCGCCGTGTACGGCAGCAGTTCGGACGTGTTGGGAGTCCGCTTTCATTTTTCCACGGGCGACGAGATTGTAGCGCCCCTCAGCTATCAAGCGCCGCATGTCTTTGTCGCATCACGTGATGGCTATGTCTATGCGATCAACGAGCTCACCGGGCGACTCGTTTGGCGGTTCGGTTTGGGCGACCCAGTGGTGCAGCAACCAGTGCCGCTCGACGATTCGGTGTTCGCCTTGCCAGAGGCGGGAGGCATTTATTGCATATCGATCACGACGGGCCTGCAAAAATGGTTCGCCCCATCGTGCCAGCAGTTTTTGGCGGCGAGCCCGCGACGTAACGCCGTTGCGCCGGCCGTAGGAGGCGCGGCTGCTGCCAAGGGCCCGGCGCTGGCCCGCGTCTATGTGGCCGATGAGCGCGGCAATACGCTGATTCTCGACGCTGGTAGCGGCGCGCGGCTGGGGCTCTTGCCCACCAGTCGGCAGAGCTGGCGATTCACGAACACCGTGAACGATCGGCTGTATGTCGGCACGACCACCGGCCTGATTCAGTGCCTGCACGAGATCGGGCTCGATCAGCCGCACGAGTACAACACCCTGCCTGCGCCCGCTCCGGCCGCTGATGCGGCAGCTGCGGATGGCCAGCCGGCCGACGCCGAGCCAGCGGAGGAGCCGGCTGCCGAAGCAAACCCCTTTGAAGAATAG
- a CDS encoding amino acid ABC transporter ATP-binding protein, with translation MVEQGVTIELNNVAKRYADRVVLDGVTLCARPSETLALIGPSGGGKSTLLRCINGLQTFDAGEIRVGSHCLTSGAGHANLAAIRRLAGMVFQDFQLFPHLSVLENVTEAPLRVLKLNAAAAIHRARELLDRVGLADRGNAYPEQLSGGQKQRVAIARALAMAPRALLCDEITSALDPELKHEVLEVLEDLRRDGLTLIVVTHEIGFARRAADRVLVLADGRVIEDGPPSAVLDAPQSERTRRFLTSVMA, from the coding sequence ATGGTGGAGCAGGGTGTCACCATCGAGTTGAACAATGTGGCCAAGCGCTACGCCGATCGCGTAGTGCTCGACGGCGTGACGCTGTGCGCCCGGCCGTCCGAGACGTTGGCCCTGATCGGTCCCAGCGGCGGAGGCAAATCGACGCTGCTCCGCTGCATCAATGGGCTGCAAACGTTCGACGCGGGCGAGATCCGCGTCGGCTCGCATTGCCTGACCAGCGGCGCCGGCCATGCCAATCTGGCCGCGATTCGCCGGCTGGCCGGCATGGTGTTCCAAGATTTTCAACTCTTTCCGCACCTGTCGGTGCTGGAGAATGTGACCGAGGCGCCGCTGCGCGTTTTGAAGCTCAACGCCGCCGCCGCCATCCACCGCGCGCGCGAACTGCTCGACCGAGTGGGACTGGCAGATCGAGGCAACGCCTATCCCGAACAATTGTCGGGCGGACAAAAGCAACGTGTGGCGATTGCCCGCGCGCTGGCGATGGCGCCGCGCGCCCTGCTCTGCGACGAGATCACCAGCGCGCTCGATCCGGAACTCAAGCACGAAGTGCTCGAAGTCTTGGAAGACTTGCGCCGCGATGGTTTGACGCTGATTGTGGTCACGCACGAGATCGGCTTTGCGCGGCGCGCCGCCGATCGCGTGCTGGTGCTGGCCGACGGGCGCGTGATCGAAGACGGCCCCCCCAGCGCGGTGCTCGACGCGCCTCAGTCGGAGCGCACCAGGCGGTTTTTGACCAGCGTCATGGCTTGA
- the mutY gene encoding A/G-specific adenine glycosylase: MPLARPARRPKKAIRESLLPGVGDSAWRRALRARLAAWYGRHARKLPWRETRDPYNIWISETMLQQTQVVTVIPYYERFLATFPTVTDLAGADEQQVLRLWEGLGYYRRARQLHQAAKVIRDYHGGEFPNSYDAVLALPGVGRYTAGAVLSFAWDQRLPILEANTLRAVSRLLAYQSDPRGSEGQRLLWQAAEDWLPRRQAGRFNQALMELGSQVCLPRSPLCDKCPVATLCPTQKLNLQDSIPRPPRRPATQQVREAMVVVRRRGQVLLVRRGATARWAGMWDFPRFEISGPSPDEIELRRSLDALTDVDADRFKPLTTLQHGVTRFRITLDCFSAQYKAAAPLSRPEEIVERRWVSPSALDDYPLSVTARRLARHWIREMQRG, from the coding sequence ATGCCCCTCGCCCGGCCAGCGCGACGCCCAAAGAAAGCCATACGCGAGTCTCTATTGCCAGGCGTTGGCGACTCCGCTTGGAGGCGCGCTCTGCGAGCGCGGCTCGCGGCCTGGTATGGGCGGCACGCGCGCAAGCTCCCGTGGCGGGAGACGCGCGACCCATACAACATCTGGATCAGCGAGACGATGCTGCAACAAACGCAGGTCGTCACTGTCATCCCGTATTACGAGCGATTTTTAGCCACGTTTCCGACCGTGACCGATCTGGCAGGCGCCGACGAGCAGCAAGTGCTACGGCTCTGGGAGGGCCTGGGCTACTATCGCCGCGCGCGGCAGTTGCACCAAGCGGCCAAAGTCATCCGCGATTACCATGGTGGCGAGTTTCCAAATTCTTACGACGCCGTGCTGGCGCTGCCCGGCGTGGGCCGCTACACCGCCGGCGCCGTGTTGTCTTTCGCGTGGGATCAACGGCTGCCGATTTTGGAGGCCAACACATTGCGGGCCGTCTCGCGCTTGTTGGCGTATCAGAGCGATCCGCGTGGCTCGGAGGGACAGCGCCTTTTGTGGCAGGCCGCCGAGGATTGGCTGCCGCGGCGCCAAGCGGGCCGCTTCAATCAAGCGCTGATGGAGCTTGGCAGCCAGGTGTGCTTGCCGCGCTCACCGTTGTGCGACAAATGCCCAGTCGCCACCCTTTGTCCCACGCAAAAGCTCAATTTACAGGACTCGATTCCGCGGCCACCACGCCGACCAGCGACGCAGCAGGTGCGCGAGGCGATGGTCGTCGTCCGGCGCCGTGGGCAGGTGTTGCTCGTACGCCGCGGCGCGACCGCGCGCTGGGCCGGCATGTGGGATTTTCCGCGCTTCGAGATCAGCGGCCCATCGCCCGACGAAATTGAACTGCGCCGGTCGCTCGACGCGCTGACCGACGTCGACGCCGATCGATTCAAGCCGTTGACGACGCTGCAACATGGCGTGACGCGCTTCCGCATCACGCTCGATTGTTTTTCCGCGCAATACAAGGCGGCGGCGCCCCTGTCGCGGCCGGAAGAAATCGTCGAGCGGCGCTGGGTATCGCCCAGCGCGCTAGACGATTATCCGCTCAGCGTGACGGCACGTCGATTGGCGCGCCATTGGATTCGAGAAATGCAGCGCGGCTAA
- the trpC gene encoding indole-3-glycerol phosphate synthase TrpC has translation MASTILDQIVATKKSEIAAAKARCSEADLRAKLAGLPAPRDFFAAVSAPGPIRLIAEVKKASPSKGVIRADFDPVAIARIYAAHGASCISVLTDEHYFQGSLECLRQVRAVVELPVLRKDFLLDRYQLYEARLAGADAVLLIAECLDDCQLRSLHNEALDLGLTPLVELYEMRNVARVLDAGAMLIGVNNRDLRTFEVDLDHTLRVREQLPADRVLVSESGISTRADADRVAQAGARAMLVGESLMREPDIGAAVDRLLGR, from the coding sequence ATGGCGTCCACCATCCTCGATCAGATCGTCGCCACCAAAAAGAGCGAGATCGCCGCTGCCAAGGCGCGCTGCTCGGAAGCCGATTTGCGCGCCAAGCTGGCGGGGCTGCCGGCGCCGCGAGATTTCTTTGCCGCGGTCTCGGCGCCGGGGCCGATCCGCCTGATCGCCGAAGTCAAAAAGGCCAGCCCGTCAAAGGGCGTCATTAGGGCAGATTTCGATCCGGTGGCGATCGCGCGGATTTACGCAGCGCACGGCGCCAGTTGCATAAGCGTCTTGACCGACGAGCATTACTTTCAAGGCAGTTTGGAGTGTCTGCGCCAGGTGCGCGCCGTTGTCGAACTGCCGGTGCTGCGCAAGGATTTTCTGCTCGACCGTTATCAGCTTTATGAAGCTCGACTGGCTGGTGCCGACGCGGTGCTGCTCATCGCCGAGTGTCTCGACGATTGTCAATTGCGATCGCTGCACAACGAGGCGCTCGATCTGGGCCTGACGCCCTTGGTTGAGCTATATGAAATGCGGAACGTCGCGCGTGTGCTTGACGCTGGGGCCATGTTAATTGGCGTCAACAATCGCGATCTGCGCACGTTTGAAGTCGATCTGGACCATACGCTGCGGGTGCGCGAGCAATTGCCCGCCGACCGTGTGCTGGTGAGCGAGAGCGGTATATCCACCCGCGCCGACGCCGATCGCGTGGCACAGGCCGGTGCGCGGGCCATGCTGGTCGGCGAGAGCCTGATGCGCGAGCCAGACATTGGCGCCGCAGTCGATCGTCTGCTGGGCCGTTAG